Genomic segment of Streptomyces sp. NBC_01210:
GCGGGGGAAGGAACGGAGGACAGTCTCGCGCCCTACTACGCCGAGCCCGTGACGCTTGCCAACAAGCCTGGCTCGCGCACCGCCACCCGTATTGTCACGGTGGCAGCCCAACCGGTCGGCAAGGGCTACTGGGCCATGACGGTCGCAGCCCAGATCTCGGCGAAGGGCGAGAACGGCAAGACCACCGACCGCGGGCTGCACTACTTCCGGGTCGGAGTCCAGGTCTCCGGGACCCCCGAGGCCGGCGGTACCGCCAAGCCCGCCAAGGCCGGATCCAAAGAGGCGCTCTACGCCGCGACCTCACTACCGGCCGAGGTCAACGCCCCGGCCACTGCGGAGCACGGGGACCTCACCTACGGACCGGGCGACGGGGTGAGCGAGAGCGACCCGGTGAGCGACACGGTGAGCCGCTTCATCGCCGCCTACCTGACCGGCCAGGGGGAACTGAACCGCTACGTCTCCCCCGGACTCCGGGTCACGCCGATCGTTCCGGCTCCCTACGCAGCGACGCTCGTCACCGGGCTCCGGGACGATCAGGAGGAGGACGGGGACAGCACGGACGACGACTCGATTCCGGCGGACGGCACTCGGCGGCGCGTACTGGCCACCGTGAGCGCGACGTCGGGAGGCGAGGACTACCTGCTGACCTACGCACTCACTCTGAGCACGCGGGACGGGCGCTGGGAGGTGGCGGCGCTCGACACCGCGCCCGCTCTCTCTGCCGAACAGACCGGACCGGTGTCCGGAAGCGCCTCGCCGACGCCGAGCGTCGCGCCGAGCGAGAACTCAGCCTCCCCGACGGACTCCGCCGGGGACTGACACACCAAGCAGCTCATCACACGAGGGGATTACACATGAGCTACGCGAGCACTGACATGGTCCAACTCGCCGCGAACGGCGATGTCTTCCAGTGGGTCAAGGACACACTCGGCAATATCAAGACCCTTGCCGTCTCAGCGGCCACTGTGATGGCCATCGTCGCCACGGTCATGGCCTATGCGAAGACGAAGTCCTGGGCGGGCACCCTTACCGCGGCCATCCTGGGCGCCGTTGTCGTGTTCGCCGTATCGAACATCGACGACCTCAGCAACATGGTGGACAGCGAGGTGCCCGACAAGAAGGGATCCGGCCCGGTCTCCGTCGTGGAGGTACCCCAGCCGCTGGGACACACCGTCAAGCAGGCTGACCTGCTGTGAGCGAGGGGCCGTCCGAGGAACGGGTGCTGGTCGGGCATTCCTACACCCGGGCACGCAAACACCCTCTCGTCATCGGCAAGCTCCCCGGCGGCGGGCGGATCCCGGGTGGCCCGTACACGATCACCCAGATCGTCACCATGGTGGGGGTCTTCATACTCCTGCTGGGCCTGAGGGATCTGTGGGCGGTCTTCGGACTGGGGAACGCCCTCATCCTGATCGCGTTTCCCTGGGGACTCGCGTGGCTGATGCGGTACGCCCGGATGGACGGCCGCGACCCCGCGCGGGCGCTGCTCGGTCTGATCACCTACGGCACCTCCCCGCCGGGCGGCCGGCTTGCCGGCCGCCCACAGCGGACGTTCCGTTCCAAGTCGGTCACCGCGCGGGTGACGGTCCGGCTGCGGCCCCCGACCGCGGGTTCGGCCCCGGCACCCGCCGCCGGGGCCCAGCCGGTACGGCTCATCACTACGACGGGCCGTACCGGCGGGCAGCGGCCCGACGCGGCACCCGCCACCCAGGCCGCCGCCCGGCCCCGTACACGCCTTCAGGAACTGCTCGACGATGCAGAGCGGAAATGAACAGGCACTGAACCGAAGGATGGACGAACTGCCATGCGTCTTCCCGTGCGCCACATCAGCGGCAATCTGATCTGGACCACCAACGCGACGGTGTGGGCTGTGTGGCGGGTCGACTCCGACAACTACAGCCACGCCTCCAAGTCAGCCAAGCGCGAGAGGCTCAACGCGCTGGAGGCACTCTTCAAATCGCTCAAGGGAGAGGCCCTGCTGCTCAGCCTCTGCCCGCAGGTGGATGCCGCGAGCGTCGTCACCCGTATGACAGCGGGCATCGACCTGGACGCGTCCCCGGAGTACGTGGACCTGTCCCTGCGTGTTCTCGACGAACTGGAGGAGATGGAACTGTCGGGACGGGTCGACTTCCTCGCCGTACCGATGAAGCACACCGACTTCAAGCAGGCCACCAAGTCGGTGCTGTCGTCCGCTCACTACGAGGTGATGAGCACCTTCGGTCTGCCCACCACCCCGATCTCCAAGGCCGAGGAGGAACGCCGGATCGAGCAGGCCCGGCATCTCGCAGCCACCTGGCCGTCCGCCATCCGGCTGCGCCCCGCGACCGAGGGCGAGATCCTGTGGATCTACGGGCACTGCGCACGCCGGGGGCTGGCCGAACCCCTGCTTCCCGAACACGACGAGCCCCGCGCCGTGGTGGGCCGTGGCCGCGCCGTGGCGGCGTACTCGGAGGTGATTCTCGACGAGGGAGGGCGCAGCGACGGCATCGAGGAACGCCGTGGCGTGCCCCTCAATCCGTTCCGGCACCGCTATGTGAAGGCAACGACCGAGTTCGGCGACAGCTACCAGGCCTTCTCCATCCTGTCCGAGATGCCGGATGCCTTCGCCTTCCCCGGCAGCGAATACCTTGCCGCCCTGGACGACTTCGGGTTCCCGGTGGACTGGGCGGTACGGCTGCACATCGAGCCGGGCTCCAAGGCCGAGCCGAAGTCGCGCCGCCAGGCACGCGAACTGGCCCACCAGCGAGGGGAGTACGAGGGTGAGACGGCCGGCATCCCGGCCAGTCTGGACAAAGCAAGTACCTCCCTCAACGAGTACCGATCCCGGCTCACCTCGTCGTCCACCGAGGTGGAGGTCAGGGCGAGCGTGGTCACCTGCGTCTGGGGCCCGAGCCCGGAGGAGGCCGAGGAGAAGGCGGCCGCGCTGATCAACCACTTCGGCGGCAATGACTACACCCTGGTGCGGCCGATCGGGGAACAGACTCCGCTCTTCCACAGCATGCTGCCCGGTACCCTCGTACCCCGGGTGATGAACGACTACGCGCAGTACCTGCTGGCCAAGGATTTCGCGATGGCCCTGCCCTTCTGCGGCCAGCAACTCGGCGACGACGGCGGATCGCTCTTCGGACTGCAGCTGAACGGCGGTGGAGCGCGCCCGGTCCTGGTGGACTTCAGCCTCGGCCCCCGGCTGAACGCCTCGGCTTCGGCGGTGTTCATCGGAGAGCTGGGTTCCGGCAAGTCGGTGGCCATGAAGACGGCCCTGTACTCGATCCTCACCACCGGCCGTCGCATCGGCCGGGCCCGCAGCCGCGGCCGGGCGCTGGCCATCGACCGTACACCCCAGCAGGAGTGGGCCCGCTTCGCGCGTGCTTGCCCGGGCGAGACCCAGATCATCACCGTGGACGAGGAAGCCGAGGTGTCCCTGGACCCGCTGCGGGTCTTCAGCGGACCGCGTGCGGCCCGCTACACCGAGTCCTTCCTCACCCCGCTGCTGGACATCGCATCGATGAGCACCGAGGGCGTCACCCTCGCCGACGCCATCGACGCCACCCACAAGTCGCCCAACCCCAGCATGCGGCTGCTCCTGGACACCTTGACGGAACGCGCTCATACGGCCGATCCGAAGGATCCGGACGACCACAACGTACGGGCCGCGGCGAGTGAACTGGCCCGCAAGCTGCGCTCACTGGCCAAGAAGGACCTGGGCCGGGTGGTCTTCGACCCCGACCTGCCCGTCGTGGAGATCACGGACGCCGACACGATTGTCTTCTCGGCCTCGAACATCGGTCTGCCCAAGAAGACCGAGCTGGAAGGCCACCGACTCTCCAGCCTCGAAGTGGAGAAGAAGTTCGGCTGGCGGCTGATGTACCTGGTGGCCGCACTGTGCCGGGAGATTGCCTTCGCCGACCCCGAGGAGTTTGTCGGGGTATTTCTCGACGAGTGCTGGTGGCTGACCTCTTCGGCCGAGGGGACCGAACTGCTGCTGGAGATCATCAATGACGGCCGTAAGCACGGCTGCGGCGCCTTCGCCGGCTCCCACGACCCGTACGACGTCGGTCCCGCCAACTCCGAGTACGGCGAGAAGATCCGTGGTCTGGTCTCGCACCGCTTCCTCTTCCGCCACCGCAACAAGCAACTGGCGGCCCGTGGACTGGAGTTCCTTGGCCTGGACGGCAATGACCCGGAATTGATCAAGCTGGTGACCGAGAACCTGTCACCGATCAACGTCTCCGACGACGAGCGGCTGCTGCGGTCCGGCGAATGCCTCTACTACGACCTGAAGAAACGGATTGGCGGCATGAAGGTCCTCATTCCCGCCGACGAGGAGGCCGCCGAGGCCATCCACACCACCCCTGGCCGCGCCACCCTCGACGAGCCGGTCGAAGCGGCGGGGGCGGTCGACCTGGTGAAGGCTGACGAGGTGGCAACCATATGACGGCTCTCACGGGGGTGGTCCGGCAGCCGCGCTTCTGGCTGCGCCTGCTGGTCCTGGTGGCAATACCGCTCATCGTCACACTGATCCTCGGGCACCAGGCCGCCTGGGCCGCAGACGACTGCCGGCCCAAGGACGAAGTACCGAACCTCTACTGCGAGCCGCCGAAGACCACGGACGGGGGCAAGGTCCTCGGCGTCTTCGACGTCGTCGACAAGAACGGCGTCCCGATCAGTGCCTACGGTCTGAACGTCGACCAGGGGGGCACGTTCGATGTACTCAGCAAGATCAACGCCTTCCTGATCAGCATGGGCTTCGGCCTGATCAAGATCGTGATCGGCTTCGCCTGCTGGCTCGTCGCGTGGGCCCTGGACTTCGGCCTGGCCAAAACGCTGCTCGATCCGGTGTCCGATGTGGCCGCCACCATCAAGCTCCGGGTGCTCGACAGACTCGAGCTGAAGGTGCTCTTTCTGACGCTCGCGACTGTCTGGGCCGGCTACCACATCCTGTTCAAGAAGCGGTCCAAGGGATGGGCCGAAATCTCCATGTCCCTTGTCATCGCCTCTCTCGCCACGGTCACGCTGGCGAACCCGGGCGCGGTGCTGATCGGCAATGCCGACGACACGGGTGTGCTCGGCACAACCAAGCAGTTCTCGCTGACGATCGCCGATGTGGTCCTCGAGGACGACTGTGCCGCCGGGCCCAAGGCCGGCACGGACAAGAACACCAAACCGGCCTCCTGCTCAGGTCAGAACAAAGGGGACAAAAAAGCGGATGCGGTGAGCCGCCCGATCACCGATGGCCTGGTCGACGCCTTCATCCAGCGCCCGGTCTGGGTTCTCTACACGGGCAAGCCCATCGACGGGAAATGCAGTGCAGCGTATGGCAAATCCACCCTTGCCCGGTACAACTTCAACCGGATCGTGCTGCCGCGAATCATCGAAAAGATGGAGCAGGATGAGGCCGACGACAGCTGGCTCGACGACCTCGGCAAGGCCTTCGCCGATGCCTTCTCGCTCACGTCGTTGAAGGACGCCCTGCTGATCGCCACTGGCAATCCGTGGGCCATCTACACGGTGGTCACAGAGAATCAACAACAGGCAGTCGACAAGTTCAGAAAGGACCTGGAGAAGACTCCGGCCTGGGAGCAGTACGTCAAGCCCGCTGACCAGGAAGTCGAGGCGGCATGCGGTGGTGGCCGCCCCTTGGAGGACCAGCAGCTGTCCGCCTCACTGGACAACGTCCTCAGCGTCTGGTTCATCGCGCTGGCCGCGCTCATCGTCGTGGTGCTGGTGGTGGCCGTCTCCCTCACGTTCCTGACCTCACAGGTGTGGATGGCCATCGAAGTCATCCGGGCCCAACCGGCCCTGGTCGCGGGCATCCTGCCGGGCGGCGGCCGCACGGCGATGTGGAACTGGGTCTCCGGGGTCACCCGGGTGGTGTTGGCGATCTTCATGTCGGTGATGTTCCTGACCTTCTTCCTCATCATGGTCATCGCGGTGCTGGACGCCAGGACCGGCGAGATCATGACGGTCAAGTTCCTCACCATCGACATCCTCGCCGTCGGATTCGTGGTCTTCCGCAAGAAGGTCACGGCCGCCGCCAAGAACATCGCCACCAACTTCGGCCAGCGGATGGCCAGCAAGACGGGCGGTGCCGTCAACGAGGACGAGCTCGCGCCGTCCGCCTTCTACAACTCCACGGCCGGAGCGCCCTCGGCGCTGTCTCAGCTCAAGGATGACAAGGGCACGCTCGGCAAGATGGGCAAGGGTGCCCGCGACTTGTGGCTCGGCAAGCCGAAGGAAGGCGGCGCTGAAGGCGGTGCAGCCGGCCGTGGCGGCGGTGGAGGCGGTGGCAAGCCGAAGAAGAACCTGAAGCAGCGGATCGGGGGCGCAATCAGAGTGGGCACCGAGGTGGCCGCTGCCGTCGGTTCCGGTGGCACGACCGCCGCTGTTCAGGCCACGGCCAAGACCGCCCTGAAGAACCGGCTCAAGAACGCGGCGAAGAACCGCCTGTCGAAGAACCGCGTCGGGCGTGCCACTCTCGCCACGGCCCGTACTGGCCGCTACATCGCCAAGGAAGCCCCCGTCACCCGCGGCCGGTTGAGGGACCAGGTCGGTGAATCCAGGCGCGACCTCGAGCGGGAGTCGCGACAGCAGTCCCGCGAGGGCGACCAGACCCGCAACGCCCAGCGGGACGCGAACAGGCAGATGCGCCAGACGAGGAGTCAGCAGCGCAACGACGGGCAGCGGTTGAACCGCACGCTGAACAACAGGCGCAACCAGCAACAGAACCGGCGCCGTTCCGGTGGCAATGGACGCAACAACCGCCGCAATGGAAGGGGCGGTGGAGGTAATGGCTCGTGAGCACGGACGCCGCAGACGAGCCCATGAGCGCCGCCAAGAAGCTACTTATAGCGCTCGCGATCGCCACGGTTCTTCCCTGGGTCTTCCTCTTTCTGGTGATATCCATGGCGGCGAACCTGCTGCCCGGCGGCGACGACGACTCGAAGCAGAAGGTTCCACCCGAGGTGAGTTGCGTCAAGGTCGCGGGCATTCCCAAGCCGACCTGCGAGGCCTACCTGTCGGCCGAAATCAAGATCAAGACGGTCCGGCCGAAGTGCACGAACCTCCGATGGACGCTGCTGGCCGGCATCGGAAAGATCGAGTCCAACCACGGCCAGTACGCCGGTGCCAAGGTCATCGACAAGTACGGGAAGGAGTACGGCAATGTCGTGCCGCCGGTCATCGGCATTCCGCTGAACGGCCGCGAGGGCACCGCCCTCATCTACGACACCGACGACGGCAAGTACGACAACGACACGGTCTACGACCGGGCCGTGGGCCCCACCCAGTTCATACCTCAGACCTGGGAGAGCGTCGCCCAGGACGGTGACGAGGACGGTGACACCGATCCGCAGAACGTCTTCGACTCGGCGCTCACCACCGCGGCGTACCTCTGTGGGACGGGCGAGGCGGACTTCTCCGACAAGAAGGTGGAGCACGACGCCATCCTCCGCTACAACCACTCGGAGAAGTACGTCTCCGACGTCCTGGCGGCGAAGGCCGAGTACGACGCCCTCGGTGACGTCTCAGGTCCGATCGACGCCTCGGAGAAGGCCCAGAAGGTCATCGCGGCAGCGCGTAAGCACAAGGGCGTCGACTACTCCTGGGGAGGCGGTGACGCGCACGGCCCGTCGTACGGCATCTGCTGTTCCCCCGGCGGGCATGACGGCAGGAAGACCTTCGGGTTCGACTGCTCGGGCCTGACCGAGTACGCATATGCCCAAGTCAGTCTGATGATCGGCAGCACGGCGCAGGCACAGCACGACAGTGGCAAGGTTCGGGTCACCAGCTCACCCGGAAGTCTGGCCGGCGCGAAACCGGGGGACTTGCTGTTCTTCTCGGACAATCCGGGCAGCGGCAAAGGTCTCCACCATGTCTCCATCTATCTCGGCAAGAACATGCAGATCGAGGCACCGCGCACGGGGGACGTCGTCAAGGAGTCCCCAGTACGGAGCAACGAGCTGGACAGCATCGGACACCTCGAATGATGACTCGTGCGGAGCGCCAGGGAGTGGCGATGCTCGCGGCATCCGCCGTTCTCTCCGTGATCGGCGTGATCCTCCTCTGGCCTGACCTGAGCCCCAACCCCTCCGCCGCGGACGGGCCGCCGACGCCTGCTCCCACGGCGTCGGCGTCCCCGTCCGTCCGGCCGACGGTCCCCAGCGACCCGAAGCCGGCCCCCTCGTCGGCGTCCCCGACGCCGTCCGTCGCGTCCTCGCCGGACGGTGACGCACTCGCCGGCGAGGTGAGCGACGCCGCGCTGCAGCGGGCACTGGAGCAGAGCCGACGGGTATCTGTCCCACCCAACCTCGAGAAGCGACTGGTGGAGCTCGGGGGCAAGGTCCTGCTCGCCGATGTCACCGGCGAGGGCCGCAATGCCTTCCCGGAGTACTTCAGGGGCCAGCCCGCCACGGACCGCTGGCGTGACAGCCGCATCCGGGCGGGCGTCGCCGAACGCTACAAGGACCGGTCCGACGCGGTCCAGGTCCACCTCGTGTGGGCCGGCACGAGCCCGGAGGGCATACGGGACGAACGGCAGCCGACGACAGTGCTGCTGGTCAGGGATCAGGCCAGCGGCGTCTGGTTGCCACGGCCGTTCTCGGCCGGGCCGGAGTGACCTCCCCCGAGGCCCAGGTGTGGGCCGTCGACATCAACGGCCGGGCCCTGCAATTGCGCAAGGACAACGACCGGCACCCAAGCCCGAGAACGTCGTTGGCATCGACTGAAGAAGTAGACGAGCGGGACCGTTTGTTTTTATTTACTCGAATCCAGTCATTCGAATCGGAAAGCCACCGCTGCACGCAATGCTCTGTATGTCGACGAGAGGTGCGTACCACCTGTGCGCCAAGGGGATCGGTGCAGGGCTCTCAACGGAAGTGATTTTCGCCACGCCCCCGCTCCTGTTCGGTCCGCCCCCAACATCCCCGCTACCCCCAGTGCAGCACTCGTCACCGAGCGCTGGTGCGACAGGTCATTTTGTGCCGAACACTCGCATCCGATGCGCCCTCAGCCGCAACCGAATCCAACTGACTGTGACTCATATCCGGGTGTAGAACTTGAGTTGTGAGTCCAGTGGGGATCAACGGGACTCGTTTACTCTTTGATCGACACGTGCAACCTGAGGGAGTGGGGCACGATGTGGCTGGATCCACCACGTGAGTGGGCATCAGATATGAGGGGGCATCAGAATTGATGCATACGTTGCCAGCAGCGACAGGTGTCGTCCGATGACGGCCCCGTCCGGAGCCATTGCCCAGCGGCCCGCCAGGGCCAACCGACGCGCCTGCCTCAGCTGCGGGTGCCACCTGAGCGCCTACAACGACGATGAGCTCTGCGCCGCCTGCACGCGCACGAGGGTCTCGCCTGACGAAGAACTGCCCCGGATACCCGAGCGGGTCTGGCAGGACCCCGAGGTGCGTCAGGCCCTGGCCGCCTTCGACTTCGGCCAAGTCAGCAAGCTCGTACGCCAACTGGGGTCCATCCGGCAGGAGGATCTGGCCCAGCTCGCCGGTCTCAGCCAGGGCTTTCTGTCCATGCTCGAGTCCGGCGTCCGACGCCTCACCAGCATCGACCGGATCGTCGACTTCCTCGACGGCCTGAACGTCCCCGCCCACCTCGTGCAGATCCCGCGCCGTAGCACCATCGGACCCCCCGAGTGCGCTTCCCCGGCACTCGAACCGGACCTGCCCGGGCGACAGACTGTGTGATGGGTGCATGCTGGGCGCCGGTACGCCTGTGGGGCGGTCGGCGCCGAGCCGGGTGTGGAAGTTCCTGCCGATCAGGCCAGGGACCGAACGAGGACCACATCGGATCGTCGATCGGAATTGTCTAATTCTGCCCGCTTCTCACCGCTGGGTGGAAAAAATGCCGCCGCGACTGCTCCCGAATCACCAATGTAGGCACACCGAGATGTCCATCTCATCGCGCATTCTATCGGCGAATTCACAGATTCTCGCCGGTTCAGCATCACACCTCTCGCTACGTCGCGCATTAACCCGGTTATATGCCAAGAGTCAGTACTCGCACTACACTTGACTGCGCGTCACAGAGATCGCGAGCAGGTCGACCAAGGGGCGACTTTCCAGATGACTATCCAAAACAAAATCGCCGAGCAGCTCGCGGATATCTGGGCTGCCGGGAGAGTTACCTCGTTCATACCGGATGTGCGATGACAGACAATAAGCGAGACCCGCTCTCACTTCCTTTCTCTCAGGATGCCGAGACCCTGTGCATCGTTCTGGGTGGACGCTTCGGCGAGGAGCCGGAGCAGCTTTCCTTCGAGCGGCTGGAGCGTTTCTCCTCCGCCGGCGGGCAGTGGGTCGACACAGCCCACAGCTATGCGGACGGGCGCTCGGAGGAAATCATCGGAAAGTGGATGAGTACTCGTCCCGGCACGCTGCGGGTCATGGACAAGATCGGACATCCTTCGGCGGACGGTTCTCTCGATCTCACCGGCCGGAACCTCCGCAAGGAGGCCGAACAGTCTTGCCGGCGGCTGCAGGTGCCCTCGCTCGACGTCGTGATGCTCCACAGGGACGATCCGGGGCGCACTGTGGAGGAACTGGTCGAGACACTGGTCGGTCTGGTGTCGTCAGGCCTGGCCGCACGTGTCGGGGTCTCCAACTGGCGGGCGGACCGCCTGGCGGAACTGGTTCCTCTCCTCGTAGCCGCTGGCCATGTCCCTGTGGTCAGCTATCAGTTCAGCCTCGCTGTACCGAGCCGACCCCTGTGGCCAGGAACGTTGCACGAGTGCGACGCGCTGCGCGCAGTCATCACGCAGCACGATCTGCCGCTCGTTGCCTGGGCGGGGCAGGCACGTGGATTCTTCGCCGGGGCCGGCGAGCCGGTCGGGCCCGGGGTGAGCGACCCGTTCGACACCCCGCGGAACAGGGAACGGCGGCGCCGGTGCCAGGCCGTCGCCCATGACCTCGGGGTCCGGCCCGAGACCGTCGCGCTGGCCTGGACCTTGCACCGACCGGGCGTCTGGCCAGTGATCGGGGCCCGCTCCGTGGACGAGGTGGATATTTCGATGGCCGCATCCTCGCTCACGCTCGACGAGACGGTGGTCCAGTGGCTCAAGGCGGAGGACGGAAAGCACGCGTGAGCCATTCCATCGAGAACCACACCTTCCTCCCAAGAGCCGAAGGGATCGACCCCACCATGCCCCTGACGGTCCTGCATGTTCTCGTTCCCGAGCCTCCGGGTGAAGTAGGAGGCGCAGACCTGCATGTGATTGACCTGGCCGCCCAGCAAGTGGCCGACGGGCATCGCGCGATGGTCGTGGAACGAGGCTCGACCGAATTTGCCGACCGCGTGCGTGAGACGGGATTGGATGTCGTTTCGGCCACGGGACACTCCTTCCTGAGTGCCGTTCGGCTTCTTGCACAGAAGATCACCGCGACGGACGCCGACATCATCCACGCTCACGGATATGACGCGGACTACTGGGCTGCGGCCGCTCGGATTCTGTACCCCAGGGTCTTTTCCGGGCGTCCTCTGGTCCTCACCCAGCATGGAGTGGTTGACGACACCCTCTGGCACAAGAGCAAGACCGCTCTCGACGTGCTGTGCGCCAGGACCGCGGACGGCATCATCGCGACGGCGGAGAACCTTGTTCCCAGGATGCGGAAATGGTGTCCCCGTGGAAGCGTCGCCTACATCCCCAACGGTGTGCGGCAGCTGCCGCGGGTGCCGAAGCAGGAGGCCCGCGTATCCCTGGCGGAACGGTACGGGGTCCCGCTCGCGGGGGAGTTGATCGCCTACGTCGGGCGGCTGTCCGAGGAGAAGGCGCCGGAGCGTGTGCTGACTTTGGTGGCGCAGGCACGGGCGACGGGGCGGAAAGTCCATGCCCTCGTGGTCGGCAGTGGTCCCATGGACCAGCAACTCAAGTCACAGGCAGACGAGTTGGGCATCGCGGACGCTGTGACCTTCACCGGCATCGTGCGCGATGTGGAGACGGTGTACGGGGCCATCGATGCGTTCGTCCTGCTCTCCTGCACGGAAACGACATCACGGGTGGTCATTGAGGCCATGACGTCCGGGATCCCCGTGGTCGCGTCCGCCGTCGGGGGGATCCCTCAGCTCCTGGACTCCGGAGAGTGCGGCGTCCTGGTCCCGTCCGGTGACGAGAACGCGGCGCTCGCCGGACTGATCCGGGTTCTCGACGCTCCGGAGCCGTACATAGAGCCTGCACGTCATCGGGCCTTGAGCTCCTTCGCAATCTCGACGATGGGCTCCGGAGTCGAGGACTTCTACTCGACCCTGCTGGCACGTCACCAGCGCGGCGTCCGGACTCGGAGCGCGACCTC
This window contains:
- a CDS encoding aldo/keto reductase, with protein sequence MTDNKRDPLSLPFSQDAETLCIVLGGRFGEEPEQLSFERLERFSSAGGQWVDTAHSYADGRSEEIIGKWMSTRPGTLRVMDKIGHPSADGSLDLTGRNLRKEAEQSCRRLQVPSLDVVMLHRDDPGRTVEELVETLVGLVSSGLAARVGVSNWRADRLAELVPLLVAAGHVPVVSYQFSLAVPSRPLWPGTLHECDALRAVITQHDLPLVAWAGQARGFFAGAGEPVGPGVSDPFDTPRNRERRRRCQAVAHDLGVRPETVALAWTLHRPGVWPVIGARSVDEVDISMAASSLTLDETVVQWLKAEDGKHA
- a CDS encoding C40 family peptidase, producing MSTDAADEPMSAAKKLLIALAIATVLPWVFLFLVISMAANLLPGGDDDSKQKVPPEVSCVKVAGIPKPTCEAYLSAEIKIKTVRPKCTNLRWTLLAGIGKIESNHGQYAGAKVIDKYGKEYGNVVPPVIGIPLNGREGTALIYDTDDGKYDNDTVYDRAVGPTQFIPQTWESVAQDGDEDGDTDPQNVFDSALTTAAYLCGTGEADFSDKKVEHDAILRYNHSEKYVSDVLAAKAEYDALGDVSGPIDASEKAQKVIAAARKHKGVDYSWGGGDAHGPSYGICCSPGGHDGRKTFGFDCSGLTEYAYAQVSLMIGSTAQAQHDSGKVRVTSSPGSLAGAKPGDLLFFSDNPGSGKGLHHVSIYLGKNMQIEAPRTGDVVKESPVRSNELDSIGHLE
- a CDS encoding ATP-binding protein — protein: MRLPVRHISGNLIWTTNATVWAVWRVDSDNYSHASKSAKRERLNALEALFKSLKGEALLLSLCPQVDAASVVTRMTAGIDLDASPEYVDLSLRVLDELEEMELSGRVDFLAVPMKHTDFKQATKSVLSSAHYEVMSTFGLPTTPISKAEEERRIEQARHLAATWPSAIRLRPATEGEILWIYGHCARRGLAEPLLPEHDEPRAVVGRGRAVAAYSEVILDEGGRSDGIEERRGVPLNPFRHRYVKATTEFGDSYQAFSILSEMPDAFAFPGSEYLAALDDFGFPVDWAVRLHIEPGSKAEPKSRRQARELAHQRGEYEGETAGIPASLDKASTSLNEYRSRLTSSSTEVEVRASVVTCVWGPSPEEAEEKAAALINHFGGNDYTLVRPIGEQTPLFHSMLPGTLVPRVMNDYAQYLLAKDFAMALPFCGQQLGDDGGSLFGLQLNGGGARPVLVDFSLGPRLNASASAVFIGELGSGKSVAMKTALYSILTTGRRIGRARSRGRALAIDRTPQQEWARFARACPGETQIITVDEEAEVSLDPLRVFSGPRAARYTESFLTPLLDIASMSTEGVTLADAIDATHKSPNPSMRLLLDTLTERAHTADPKDPDDHNVRAAASELARKLRSLAKKDLGRVVFDPDLPVVEITDADTIVFSASNIGLPKKTELEGHRLSSLEVEKKFGWRLMYLVAALCREIAFADPEEFVGVFLDECWWLTSSAEGTELLLEIINDGRKHGCGAFAGSHDPYDVGPANSEYGEKIRGLVSHRFLFRHRNKQLAARGLEFLGLDGNDPELIKLVTENLSPINVSDDERLLRSGECLYYDLKKRIGGMKVLIPADEEAAEAIHTTPGRATLDEPVEAAGAVDLVKADEVATI
- a CDS encoding conjugal transfer protein, with protein sequence MKRGRKLKNKKQETERPPAGRTPGRAARYQARPPEGADGLNDADELNDADELDDADGLDEAATGWQQTTVKMAGLTRLATACIWALLLAGPAIGLFAVAVAGSSRAAPTTTAAPTADQPSATGPTGFAELYLAAYISAGEGTEDSLAPYYAEPVTLANKPGSRTATRIVTVAAQPVGKGYWAMTVAAQISAKGENGKTTDRGLHYFRVGVQVSGTPEAGGTAKPAKAGSKEALYAATSLPAEVNAPATAEHGDLTYGPGDGVSESDPVSDTVSRFIAAYLTGQGELNRYVSPGLRVTPIVPAPYAATLVTGLRDDQEEDGDSTDDDSIPADGTRRRVLATVSATSGGEDYLLTYALTLSTRDGRWEVAALDTAPALSAEQTGPVSGSASPTPSVAPSENSASPTDSAGD
- a CDS encoding glycosyltransferase family 4 protein, whose protein sequence is MSHSIENHTFLPRAEGIDPTMPLTVLHVLVPEPPGEVGGADLHVIDLAAQQVADGHRAMVVERGSTEFADRVRETGLDVVSATGHSFLSAVRLLAQKITATDADIIHAHGYDADYWAAAARILYPRVFSGRPLVLTQHGVVDDTLWHKSKTALDVLCARTADGIIATAENLVPRMRKWCPRGSVAYIPNGVRQLPRVPKQEARVSLAERYGVPLAGELIAYVGRLSEEKAPERVLTLVAQARATGRKVHALVVGSGPMDQQLKSQADELGIADAVTFTGIVRDVETVYGAIDAFVLLSCTETTSRVVIEAMTSGIPVVASAVGGIPQLLDSGECGVLVPSGDENAALAGLIRVLDAPEPYIEPARHRALSSFAISTMGSGVEDFYSTLLARHQRGVRTRSATSGTEG
- a CDS encoding helix-turn-helix domain-containing protein; this translates as MTAPSGAIAQRPARANRRACLSCGCHLSAYNDDELCAACTRTRVSPDEELPRIPERVWQDPEVRQALAAFDFGQVSKLVRQLGSIRQEDLAQLAGLSQGFLSMLESGVRRLTSIDRIVDFLDGLNVPAHLVQIPRRSTIGPPECASPALEPDLPGRQTV